The Vidua macroura isolate BioBank_ID:100142 chromosome 2, ASM2450914v1, whole genome shotgun sequence DNA window ATAAACCCAGGCTGTAATAATGTACTCATAAGAGAATGCAGCACATAGGATGTTTAGCCCTTATTATGCTTAGATGACTTTCACAGGCCTCTCCTAAATTATTCAATGATTCTACAAAAAAGAAGACAGTGTCTTAACAAATGGTCaaatttatgggaaaaaaatcaatactttCTTGTGCTTAAAAGCagacaattcttttttttttttcctagattgCAACTTTAAAAAGTACAACACATTTTATTTGTGGACTTGCAAATGACTGAGTTGCTAcgcagagaaacagaaacttcTTAAAAGGCAAAACACTGAAACTATGTTCTAAACAGAATCAACTTTGCCAAGAATCAGATAAACACTTACCCTCTTGGTAATGTCCTTGGAGGAGAAGTGTGGGAGAACACACATTAACTCCAATGTTCctgaaaaactgtgaaaatttCCATTGCTTAGTAATTCATTAGGATCCCAGTAGTCATCCTCATCTGTGTAAACATCTAATAATCAAAAGGAGATAGGGGAGAAAAAAGTTTCAGATAGCTGAAGTATTGAAAAACAACCCTCTTGGCTTTCTCCAGGGTGGCTTTCTGATAGATTTCTTAGGTAAGGACTGACtgggaaagacagaaagaaagtgCAAGTCATCTGAAAAAAGTGACAGCACCTGGAGGTCAATCAACCACCTCCATTTGCAAAAGTCATCTGCTCTGGGAGTCTGACAGGCAATGACACCATGGGACCTAAGTCATCCACGGCACTTGTTCcaacattaaaaacattatttccatCCTCATATTGAAATCTCTTCTTGTGATATTTTCTCACTTAGCTACAAAATTGAATTGCCACCTGATCAGGATACAAGTTGCTTGCTGCCTGCTAAGATAAAAGCATTCACAACAACTACTGAACTACAACACCACCCTCTGCAGTCAGTATCCCCATTCCTTCAGCAGTTTACTGAAGGACATTAAAGGATATTACTGTTGCATTTGTGTTCTATTAGAGTGTACGTATTGCATGTTTGTATTACTATAATCAAGAGCGAGATACTTACTAGAATAAAGAATTAGGCTGATGAGAATGACCAGGAAGATCACTAGAAATATCATAGATATAACCATCCATAGTTTACACTTCCAGAAAATTACATTCCTGCATGATTTCCAGGGATATCTCTCCTAGGTATAAAAGAGAAGGGCATATTGATTAATCAaataaggcaggaaaaaaacactgaagcaTGTCTCTACTGTCACATTTAGAAACAATAATCCCACAAAGATGGGAGAGCCTCATTGGTAAGCAATGCCCTACATCAGGGGTTCCCAGCCTTGACTactgctgcaggagaaaatgCAGACCTAGAGAAGGTAAAGGACATTCATTTGAGAGAGATCATTCCCCTTTGTACAGAATTTCCAACTTCTGAGTGGCCCATAAAGCTAAAGTACTGCAAAGGTGATTTCTTggctccacttttttttttttttttttttttttttaactacgTGAATTAAATTTGCATATTTCACAAGCTCTCCTTATAATGTTTGTTATCTCTCCCAGCTAAAAGGGCATCTCTGGAGGAATTTCCAAAATCGTTCACCTCTGCAGCATTGATGATGTCAACCTGCAAAGCTTCTGGGTACCAGCATCCAATGCAAAGGCAATGCTATTCAATAGATACTATTGTGTTAAACCCTCAGTAAAATAATTGAGACTTTTATAGCCGACttactttttcttcagaagattGCAAACTTGAAGGCTATTGAGTTAATTTAACAGAGATTTTAATGCAAATCTCACCTGTTCTATGAGGTCAAAAGAAAACTTCACTCAAAGCAATTGTGCATGTATGTACATTCTTATGGGAGAGAAAGGACAATACCTTGCctgtgatttaatttttaataagatTGAAAACCATGACAGAAATTAGTCTTTTAATGAGTTAATCCAGTAGgatgaatataaaaaaaaaaaaaggggggggggggggaagaagaagCAAGCTTAGGTAATGGCAAAACAGATAACTTTATCTGTTTTGTTCCACAGCCAGAAGAATCAGAAGACTAAAGCAAGGCTTGAATTCATAAGCAGACCATGCTGTCTTTTTAATtactcctctccctccctctccagccACCATAAAGGTAGTAGTAAACTCTATGTCCTTTTTGTCATCAGTGCTGTAGGTTGTCTGGGCCACACACGTGCAGACTGGCAGGAACCAGCTGCTGATGGAGGCACTAATCCAGGTTTCCGTCTTTTACTTTTTGAACTTTCTAAGAACACAGAACAAGAGAAAGGCTTTCACTGAATTTAACTGAATTGAGCAGCCGGCTAAAAGCTTTTATGTGGGTGGCAGgagaacagggagagaaaacagacacacagagaaagaGCTTACAAGAGAGATTCCTCCAGGAGcacaagcagaaaaaggaaaacactctCTGTAGACACCTCTGCACAGACCTTTGCTCTGCTGGAGAATGAAAGGCAAACACTGAGTATGGTTTTGTTTACAACATGCTTTCAGCTGTGATCACACTTTTTTTTagtaagatttaaaaaatattttagaaatatgatTTTCAATTTAATACTTTACACTAGCAtatcttttgtattttaaaaaaattttaaagccaGTAACTACTGCCTAGAGTGCAACTATGAAATCAGCCATAGCCTCATCAGATGAGACAGGCAGCTGTCAAGCCCAAGTTTTGATTGAGCCACCACATGTTTAGACTATCACAAAACACAACTCTTAATCACACATAGCAAACTGGCTTGATCCCAAGAAAACATTCAGCTCCACAACTAGTCCAACACCTTCCGAACTTTGCCCATAGGCCGTGTGGAAGCAACAGCAGCCGAGGAAGTCTCTCCCCGATAGGCAGGGCAGCTCTGATTAACCTGCCAGctgagcagaaagcagagcatGGTGACTTCCAGCAGTCTGTGCTGGACGGGAAGCCACTTGCTATAATCAGCATAGAGCTCAAATGAAAACTCGGTTCTGGAAAGGAGAAGGATAAGCCCAAGGGTGAGGTTTCTCGAGATAGTCCAGCAGATATAGCTGacccctgcctctcctcccctctctgcTGTTCTTCTTTGCACTTCCTGGAATGTGTCTGGCCCTGCAGCGAGCTGATTCAGCTTTCCAGACCACGGGAGAAGTAACTGACCCCGACACAAGCAAACAAAGCAGGCTTTTGCCTATCAGCGGAATGGATCAGTCCCAGAGGTGAGCAGCGGGGTCCCCCAAGGAAGCAGTGCCGTTCCCCGGAGCGGGAAGGGACGGGCGGTGCCTCAGGCAGCCAGCTCCCGGGGGGGTCAGCCGTGCTCGCAGAAAAGCGGGAAACACCTTCGCTCCGCAGAAGGTGGACAAATACTCCTGCAGTAAATCGTGTAAttgatattaaatattaaatattaaatattaaatattaaatattgatAGTAAATCGTGTGAAATTGATATTCCTCTGCCAGAATTAGTCTGTTCCGTAGCTTTAAACTAGGGACTAGGAGCTACCTCCTGTAGGATTCACGTGCTGATCTTAACTGAGGTTTTGGAGCATTCTATTAATACAAATTCATAATAGTTAGCAACTGAAAATGACTCAGAGATAAAGAGAATCCAGCATGCTCTGTTCGAGGacatcttatttttgtttggcaGCACTGTTTCCTGGTTAATTTCTATAGAAATAAAGCATGgttttaaaacttatttcaatttttctcttttctggttttgagacCAATCCCACTGAttagaagagaaaacaaaactcagaGAACCAATTACAGTTTCACTTCCTAAATTAAAGCTTAAAATCCCACTCTCATATTAGAACACTTcattggtaagaaaaaaaaatacatttaacgGTTTTTAGTCTCTTTCCCTCTAcctcaaacaaaaaattaaatcaccCCTACAAAATGTTCCTTCAAGCGTCATTTCTCTTGCTGTGTagtatttgggaaaatacatcCCCCACCGGAAGGATCAAATGACCAAATGAAATTCCTACCTTTCTCGTCTGAGCATTTAGAGGCTTGTCATGATCAGTCTCCCTTTCATCCACATTATGTTCCTGTAATTCAATAATCTCATGCTcctgagcagagctctgcctttTCATTGCTTCTGTCTCTGAAGAGGGTCTTCTGTGAGGACCTCTGTCTCTGAAGTGTGCACGGAGCCAACTCATTTCCTTCTTGTTTCAGCTGCAGTTATGGTCAGTAGTAGCTCTGACACGAGGCTGGAAACAGGAAGAGTGGGGATAGTTTTCATAGGAGAGGTCTCAAAATACTGTTAAATTAGGGGAATTCCTTGGAAGAACAATTAAAGTCAGCTGCCCTAActgcagagaaagggaagaCGGAGGAAGTATCGATTTGCATAGCCGTGAGAACTCTGACTCTCAGCTGTGCAATACTAGGTTTTCCAGTTTGCCTACCTGCCTGTACCAGCCCTTGGCAAGCAAGTGACTAAACCTTCAGCAATGCTGGGACAATTTTGAAAGGAACCAGagtgttttctctgctgctgtcagccaAAACAATAAAATGTTATTACTGTTATCCGTTCAGCTGAACAGATGTGGTGCTGAACAGCACAAATGGAGTAGAAGTTCATAGAGCATGTTGTTTGCTTGGGCTGGGACTCTGTCAACACTTGTGATTCTAGTCTCCCTCTATAgtcaataaaaaaaatgaacactaCTGACCTTTGTGCTGTAAATTGTTCTCCCGCTAGGTATTATACTGCCTAAAATCATATCTAGTATTAAAGAACCATTTATGTCCTTTAACattatccaacctaaacctgaGAAGCTGCTTTcaggtaaaaaaaccccaaaaaaacacagataaagagaagagaaagatgGCCTTCAGTTTCAACCTGTGCTCTACAGGACATGAAACAACTGTGGTGATTTGGTCTGCACTAGCTTCCTACACAAACTCTCATGTGCACTTGGAGTCACTCACAACAGCTTACTGTAGCCAGGGGCTGATTATGACCCCAGCCTCCTCAATACCCTTGATCCTACCTCCTCTTATTTCTCCTGTTCACACTCCATCCCCatgtttctccttccttcccacagaGCATCTCTCTCCCCTCTGACTCAAAAGGCCCGAGCAGACAGCAGGTAACCACACCCTTCCTCACTcttgtcccagcacagggagtaTCATGCATTAGGAACCAAACACAGACTCTCTCCCGGACCCCCTTTCCTGCTACCACTCACAGCATCGCTCCTTTTTCTTGCCAAAGCTCAGGGTCCTCTTCCCTCACCCCACCACTCCAATTTTCTCTTTGTGCCACTCACCTCGGTTCTGTTGCCTGAAGCACACCCAGGGTTTGCATTCCTGATGTCACGTCACACCCATCCAGGCAAAGGCACTCCATGAAAGTGAGCATGTCTTAGGTTTATTCCACAAttataaagaaatacaaattgtATACCCCACACCTTTTGGCTCTCAGAATCTTTAAAACTCTGGAGGACTGAAGGTGAAACTGAGCAGTTATCAAGATCTGAATATGTATCTGGATCCACAAAATCTTATGTAGGACATCTTACACTAAAAAAGTCTTTATCTTGTTCTCACTACTCCTGCTGGATATCAggttcatttatttaatttctactCACAACAGACCTTCCTACTGGATTATCTGAAACCAAAACTGTTCCTCTAAGACAAAGAGTTAATGATTATACAGATCTCACCATGCTAAGGCCAAAgtccttattttattttatatatttatgaagAAGCTGCTTGAAGGCTTTCTTTCATCTGGGGAATCTAACTTCCACACTTGGTGCATTTCTTCCATGTGAAATTCTGACCCTTCAGCTTTTCAAAAACAGGAAAGTCCAAGGCACCAATTCAGTTCTGATTACACCTGGAGTTTAGAGTTTCAGAGGCACatccaaaaaaataaaacatagcTCCTTGCAGTTTTAGCACATGTTTATTAAAAAGGAAGATGTGAATAACTGAGTAGCCACTAAAGAAACAACCCTCCTAACATACAGGCTTTGAATATAGTGCTGTGCTGCAAGTGCTGTGCTTTGAATATAGTGCTTGTGCTGTATGAGCTGGGGCAAGATGCCCaacaggagagaggaaggaaacacAATTGCAGTGTTAGAAAGAGGAATCTCACTGCATGCAGATTACAGTGTTTTCAATGTTTCACCCACACGCTGCCAAGGTAGGtcttacatgaaaaaaagatcACATACTTACATACTGCAGAGTAAGTGTGCTGTGTGGACAGCAAGAAAAGGTGTACAAACTGCcagcttcatttttaaatatatatattaaaggTTAAAGCTAAACACTTCCAAATACTGAGCACAGCTTAAAGACCATCTAAATGGTCTTAAGGCCATCTAGacaattattttattaagcTAAGTACTGGTATTCTGAAGTCTCATAAACAGCTTTGGAAACCTTAAATTGGCTAGATTTGGAGTAATAACTTCATCGGGAGATTAAAATTATAAAACCTAGATTTACTACCAGGGTTAAAGGAATGTTGCTGtcatttcttattttactttctttgagCCCAAGGATGCATCCAACCACATAAATCCATTTTCCTTCTATGTCCACTTCAATTTAGTGTGGCcttgtgggcacagcccagaaagatacaccaaaaaaaaaaaaatttcctgagCCTGAAACTCTGCTTAC harbors:
- the C2H3orf52 gene encoding TPA-induced transmembrane protein isoform X1, whose protein sequence is MSWLRAHFRDRGPHRRPSSETEAMKRQSSAQEHEIIELQEHNVDERETDHDKPLNAQTRKQSKGLCRGVYRECFPFSACAPGGISLERYPWKSCRNVIFWKCKLWMVISMIFLVIFLVILISLILYSNVYTDEDDYWDPNELLSNGNFHSFSGTLELMCVLPHFSSKDITKRLTEVYSSSPALGRYFRSAQVISFSNESSTVIYQLVFSVPPSTEEFMKNSMNPDFIRNILRQNIYDEDTLNPGTPECDRLKLYPTSLT
- the C2H3orf52 gene encoding TPA-induced transmembrane protein isoform X2, whose amino-acid sequence is MSWLRAHFRDRGPHRRPSSETEAMKRQSSAQEHEIIELQEHNVDERETDHDKPLNAQTRKERYPWKSCRNVIFWKCKLWMVISMIFLVIFLVILISLILYSNVYTDEDDYWDPNELLSNGNFHSFSGTLELMCVLPHFSSKDITKRLTEVYSSSPALGRYFRSAQVISFSNESSTVIYQLVFSVPPSTEEFMKNSMNPDFIRNILRQNIYDEDTLNPGTPECDRLKLYPTSLT